From Myxocyprinus asiaticus isolate MX2 ecotype Aquarium Trade chromosome 49, UBuf_Myxa_2, whole genome shotgun sequence, a single genomic window includes:
- the fetub gene encoding fetuin B, with protein sequence MKQCVVFMMAFLCVHGAPVDTMTPGSCKDAATSGAAVEAMNQINLDRTEGYVFSLDRLSNAHYMKHGETGVVFYLTFDVLETKCHVLSKKNWRNCEIRSPEEYPVYGQCKAVMYMNRGHRVTRLYKYTCTVRPVPASKIRERCPDCPIQLSQDHEEILKTVKMAMEKYNKESGLANYFVPLNITKTLAQYDFGRFFTVEFTIQETVCSSKTDIADISKCDITACEFAHKGFCKASHTVSITNEENLSVQCEIFEPQASEEEKKKHLIGGELDHSHTSKTGAGSSTGHDHAHDHTKPQPHGHDHAHDSGHHHTHEHGEDKAHSHDHSHDHDHVHAHHTKAHEHNQDEWEHHHHQYGHKKDETHEHDHEMVLDHEHKHRHLHEHEHHHHHHQHDHNTAARRPEGIVNILPPMDKPMVLPSFPDKPVAGPEQPSTLPFHPDPQIPGQREPTIQPFPSTMSPECPAQSSIQNVILKQAFSEDPLFKHTG encoded by the exons ATGAAGCAGTGTGTGGTTTTCATGATGGCGTTCCTGTGTGTCCATGGGGCCCCTGTGGACACTATGACCCCTGGATCCTGCAAAGACGCTGCAACGAGCGGTGCTGCCGttgaagccatgaaccaaatcaacctgGACCGTACAGAGGGCTACGTGTTCAGCCTCGACCGCCTCAGCAATGCCCACTACATGAAGCAT GGTGAAACAGGGGTTGTCTTTTATCTGACATTTGATGTTTTGGAGACCAAGTGTCATGTCCTCAGCAAGAAGAACTGGAGAAACTGTGAAATCCGAAGCCCTGAGGAGTACCCG GTGTATGGACAGTGTAAGGCTGTTATGTACATGAACAGAGGTCACAGAGTCACTCGACTGTACAAATATACCTGTACTGTGAGGCCAG TGCCAGCTTCAAAAATCAGAGAACGGTGCCCAGACTGCCCCATACAGCTTTCTCAGGACCATGAAGAGATCTTGAAGACAGTGAAGATGGCCATGGAGAAATACAACAAAGAGAGTGGACTGGCTAACTACTTTGTTCCTCTGAACATTACAAAAACTTTAGCTCag TATGATTTTGGAAGATTTTTCACTGTGGAGTTCACCATCCAGGAGACAGTCTGCTCTTCCAAAACTGATATTGCTGATATCTCTAAATGTGATATCACTGCATGCGAGTTTGCA cacaAAGGATTCTGCAAAGCGTCTCACACTGTGTCGATCACCAATGAGGAAAACCTCAGTGTTCAGTGTGAAATCTTTGAACCTCAG GCatctgaagaggagaagaagaagCACTTGATCGGAGGTGAACTGGATCACAGCCACACCAGCAAAACTGGTGCTGGCTCATCTACTGGACACGACCACGCCCATGACCACACAAAACCCCAACCCCATGGCCATGACCACGCCCATGATTCAGGCCACCACCACACACATGAGCATGGTGAAGACAAAGCCCACTCTCACGATCATTCTCACGATCATGACCATGTTCACGCGCACCACACCAAGGCCCATGAGCATAACCAGGATGAGTGGGAGCACCACCACCACCAGTACGGTCACAAGAAGGACGAGACCCACGAACACGACCATGAGATGGTGCTGGACCACGAGCACAAGCACAGGCACCTTCATGAGCACGAGCAccatcaccaccaccaccaacacGATCACAACACAGCAGCGAGGCGCCCTGAAGGCATCGTCAACATCCTGCCTCCAATGGACAAACCCATGGTCCTTCCATCCTTCCCTGACAAACCCGTCGCAGGACCCGAGCAGCCCTCCACCCTCCCATTCCACCCTGACCCCCAGATACCAGGCCAGAGGGAGCCTACCATCCAGCCCTTCCCCAGCACCATGTCCCCTGAGTGCCCTGCACAGTCCAGCATCCAAAACGTCATTCTCAAGCAGGCCTTCAGTGAGGATCCCCTCTTTAAACACACTGGGTAG